From Synechococcus sp. UW69, the proteins below share one genomic window:
- a CDS encoding DUF2808 domain-containing protein, whose product MAMLLLAPMLLLEAPSLAQSLFDRPPTRVTIHNPEATEGLRNRTTITVVVPEDAGNALRSIVLRQLPNIDQWDWGRSEPRVYFGDYSLRGRGATGLASAVVSDSEGVLNIQLTPAVQPGQTLNVVFRGFNPDSSIYQWSTELLADGEDPVRYVGPTLRSTVYEQDPFR is encoded by the coding sequence ATGGCGATGCTTTTACTGGCTCCGATGCTGTTGCTGGAGGCGCCGTCGCTCGCGCAATCGTTGTTTGATCGACCCCCAACGCGGGTCACGATTCATAACCCTGAAGCCACAGAAGGTTTGCGCAATCGCACGACAATCACTGTTGTAGTTCCTGAGGATGCAGGCAATGCTTTGAGATCGATTGTTTTGCGTCAGTTGCCCAACATTGATCAGTGGGACTGGGGGCGCTCAGAACCTCGGGTTTATTTTGGCGACTACTCACTTCGCGGGAGAGGAGCAACCGGTTTGGCCTCTGCTGTGGTCTCAGATTCGGAAGGGGTTTTGAACATCCAACTCACTCCGGCGGTTCAGCCGGGGCAGACTCTGAATGTTGTGTTCCGTGGTTTTAATCCCGACTCCAGTATTTATCAATGGTCCACGGAACTCCTGGCAGATGGTGAGGATCCCGTTCGTTATGTAGGCCCCACCTTGCGTTCGACTGTTTACGAGCAGGACCCATTTCGCTAG